From Erigeron canadensis isolate Cc75 chromosome 8, C_canadensis_v1, whole genome shotgun sequence, one genomic window encodes:
- the LOC122610502 gene encoding L-type lectin-domain containing receptor kinase VIII.2-like encodes MSILSTFVTNTKIHNLLCTYSLFSLCFSALTEATTFDIQNTTNFKFLGDAHMLNNTFRLTRDLIVPNSSAGRVLYSKPIRFCQLGNPNPTSFATHFSFSILELNPNSIGGGFAFVISPDDRSVGAADGFLGIPAGSVAVEFDTVKDMEFKDINGNHVGLDVNSMVSLRATNLDLVNVDIKSGKLIHSWVEYSGSNHQLRVYISDSKTKPKSLVLSVTIDLSQYVNEFMFVGFSGSTQGSTEVHSVEYWIFTSAFDDPNTELGPNSPPISNFEPPFNPMPYLMPPTISTSTHMTRKHRKLNKLIRGLVGALVGIVVLTGGISIYLKYQNGDQNQYYNICNCCSNVNNVAV; translated from the coding sequence ATGTCGATTCTTTCTACTTTTGTCACAAACACCAAAATACACAACCTTTTATGTACATACTCTCTGTTTTCACTCTGTTTTTCCGCACTCACTGAAGCAACAACATTTGATATCCAAAACACCACAAACTTCAAGTTTTTAGGAGATGCCCACATGCTCAACAATACTTTTAGACTCACTCGCGACCTCATCGTACCCAATTCCAGTGCAGGCCGGGTTTTATACAGTAAGCCCATAAGATTTTGTCAACTCGGAAACCCAAATCCAACCAGTTTCGCcactcatttttcattttctattctTGAACTAAACCCGAATTCTATTGGCGGTGGTTTCGCTTTTGTTATATCACCAGACGATAGATCAGTTGGAGCCGCTGATGGGTTTCTTGGGATTCCAGCTGGCTCTGTTGCAGTCGAGTTTGACACGGTTAAGGATATGGAGTTTAAGGATATTAATGGCAACCATGTTGGTCTTGATGTCAACTCAATGGTTTCTTTACGAGCTACTAATTTGGATTTGGTTAATGTAGATATAAAAAGTGGGAAGTTAATTCACTCGTGGGTCGAGTATTCCGGGTCAAATCATCAACTAAGAGTGTACATTTCGGATTCTAAAACAAAGCCCAAATCACTAGTTTTATCAGTCACTATAGATCTTTCTCAATACGTAAACGAGTTTATGTTTGTTGGATTTTCCGGGTCAACTCAAGGGAGTACTGAAGTTCACTCTGTTGAATATTGGATTTTTACTTCAGCTTTTGATGACCCAAATACAGAACTCGGGCCAAACTCACCGCCTATTTCGAATTTCGAGCCCCCGTTTAACCCAATGCCATATTTGATGCCACCAACAATATCAACTTCTACTCACATGACCCGAAAGCATCGTAAGCTGAATAAACTGATTAGAGGGCTGGTGGGGGCGTTGGTTGGGATTGTTGTGTTGACTGGGGGCATAAGCATCTACCTAAAATATCAAAATGGAGATCAAAATCAGTACTATAATATCTGCAATTGTTGTtcaaatgtgaataatgtaGCCGTTTAA
- the LOC122610501 gene encoding AT-hook motif nuclear-localized protein 28-like, with translation MEDSQFKEDSSTMPTTTSQEAESQKLESNIPTIINDGASIEVAVRKPRGRPTGSKNKRKQPVFVTQQPVPTASVSPYVLQIASGSDIISSVTRFCNSRNTGLCVLSGSGLVSNVCFLQPNTTNTITFRGVFNLLSISATVLPPSSAMQSPFNNNGKFVVSVAGLQGQMFGGTVAGPLISAGTVYIISTSFNNPNYHQLPMELEDNNKRVQNSSGCASISTTREQLSGLQQQLQPHMGALINRRHPATTMAGDQSLSMSNSFNPPPNMVWQSMSQPHHSKPC, from the exons atggAAGACTCTCAATTTAAAGAAGATTCATCCACCATGCCAACCACCACCTCACAAGAAGCCGAAAGCCAGAAACTAGAATCCAACATCCCCACCATTATTAATGATGGCGCATCCATTGAAGTTGCTGTCCGAAAACCTAGAGGCCGTCCAACCGGATCCAAAAACAAACGTAAACAACCCGTTTTCGTTACCCAACAACCCGTCCCAACAGCGTCTGTATCACCGTACGTGCTACAAATCGCTAGTGGGTCGGATATTATTTCCTCTGTCACAAGGTTTTGTAATTCCAGGAATACCGGTCTTTGTGTGTTGTCTGGGTCGGGTCTTGTTTCTAATGTATGTTTTCTACAGCCAAACACGACGAATACGATTACTTTTCGTGGGGTGTTTAACTTGTTATCGATATCCGCCACCGTACTTCCACCATCATCCGCCATGCAATCACCTTTTAATAACAACG GCAAGTTTGTAGTATCGGTGGCAGGGCTACAAGGGCAAATGTTTGGTGGTACCGTGGCAGGGCCACTTATATCGGCAGGAACAGTCTATATCATCTCTACGTCGTTCAACAACccaaattatcatcagttaccAATGGAATTAGAAGACAATAATAAACGGGTACAAAATTCTTCGGGTTGTGCATCTATTTCTACAACAAGAGAGCAATTATCGGGGTTGCAGCAGCAGCTGCAACCGCATATGGGAGCACTAATTAATAGAAGACATCCTGCAACAACGATGGCGGGTGATCAATCATTATCAATGTCTAATTCTTTTAACCCGCCTCCGAACATGGTATGGCAATCTATGTCACAGCCGCATCACTCAAAGCCTTGCTAg